Proteins encoded in a region of the Halioglobus maricola genome:
- the bioB gene encoding biotin synthase BioB, which translates to MSIATVIAEPTSRDIRHNWTREEVEALFALPFNDLLFEAQSLHRKYFDPNKVQVSTLLSIKTGACPEDCAYCPQSTRYDTGLEVEKLMEVQKVLEQARAAKAAGSTRFCMGAAWRSPKQRDMPHVVAMVKGVRELGLETCMTLGMLTEGQAAELAEAGLDYYNHNLDTSPEYYGDIITTRTYQDRLDTLDHVRDSGMKICSGGIVGMGEQQGDRAGMLQQLANLSQHPESVPINMLVRVEGTPLEAEDDLDSFEFIRVIAVARIMMPASHVRLSAGREEMNEQMHALAYFAGANSIFYGEKLLTTPNPRANSDMALFGKLGINTEELALEQPPEDPSPQFYDAARA; encoded by the coding sequence ATGAGCATTGCTACCGTTATCGCCGAGCCCACTTCCCGGGACATTCGCCACAATTGGACCCGCGAGGAAGTTGAGGCGTTATTCGCCCTGCCGTTCAACGACCTGTTGTTCGAGGCCCAAAGTCTGCATCGCAAGTATTTTGACCCCAATAAGGTCCAGGTGAGCACATTGCTTTCCATCAAAACTGGCGCCTGCCCCGAGGACTGCGCCTATTGCCCCCAGAGCACCCGCTATGACACGGGCCTGGAAGTGGAAAAGTTGATGGAAGTGCAGAAAGTGCTAGAGCAGGCCCGCGCCGCCAAGGCCGCCGGCTCTACCCGTTTCTGTATGGGTGCCGCCTGGCGAAGCCCCAAGCAAAGGGATATGCCTCACGTTGTCGCCATGGTCAAAGGTGTGCGCGAGTTGGGTCTGGAGACCTGTATGACCCTGGGCATGCTGACCGAGGGTCAGGCTGCAGAGCTAGCTGAGGCGGGTCTGGATTACTACAACCATAATCTGGATACCTCACCGGAGTACTACGGCGACATCATTACCACTCGCACCTACCAGGACCGTCTGGATACCCTGGACCATGTGCGGGACTCGGGTATGAAAATCTGTTCCGGCGGTATCGTTGGTATGGGTGAGCAGCAGGGCGACCGCGCCGGGATGCTGCAACAGCTGGCAAATCTGTCCCAGCACCCGGAGAGTGTGCCCATCAATATGTTGGTGCGTGTAGAAGGGACACCGCTCGAGGCCGAGGACGACCTCGATTCTTTTGAATTCATCCGTGTCATTGCGGTTGCCCGCATCATGATGCCTGCTTCCCACGTGCGCCTATCCGCCGGTCGCGAAGAAATGAATGAGCAGATGCACGCACTGGCCTACTTCGCAGGGGCAAACTCCATCTTCTACGGTGAAAAGTTGCTGACGACACCCAACCCGCGAGCGAACAGCGACATGGCCCTGTTCGGCAAACTGGGAATTAATACTGAAGAGTTGGCGCTGGAGCAGCCGCCCGAGGACCCAAGCCCTCAATTCTACGACGCTGCCCGCGCCTGA
- the bioF gene encoding 8-amino-7-oxononanoate synthase, protein MPGFNERIQAALEQRRRDDLYRQRLTLESSQGPTVRVEGREVLNFCSNDYLGLAAHPEVVAGLCEGAERYGVGSGASHLVCGHSAPHHALEEALAELTGRPRALLFSSGYSANTGTLGSLLQKGDSVFQDRLNHASLLDGGLHSGARFQRFRHSDVPHLEHKLAGVTEGEKLVVVDGVFSMDGDVAPLTDLAAACRRNNAWLMVDDAHGFGVMGPGGAGSVAAAGLDVDDVPVLMATLGKALGCAGAFVAGEAPLIESLVQSARNYIYTTALPPAVASAALAAVRLLTTEAWRREHLEQLIRRFRAGAEAVGLPLMASTSAIQPLLVGDAGKALELSARLRVAGLLVGAIRPPTVPAGTSRLRITLTAAHSEQQVDRLLEVLAEEAAQVL, encoded by the coding sequence GTGCCAGGCTTCAACGAGCGTATTCAAGCTGCCCTCGAGCAGCGCCGTCGCGACGACCTTTATCGCCAGCGCCTGACTCTGGAATCCAGCCAGGGCCCAACGGTGCGCGTTGAAGGGCGCGAGGTTCTTAATTTTTGCAGCAACGACTACCTGGGCCTCGCCGCCCACCCAGAGGTGGTGGCCGGCTTGTGCGAAGGAGCTGAACGCTACGGTGTGGGTAGTGGGGCATCGCATCTGGTGTGCGGCCACTCGGCGCCTCACCATGCGCTGGAAGAGGCTCTCGCTGAGCTGACGGGGCGGCCTCGGGCCTTGCTGTTTTCTTCCGGCTACTCCGCCAACACCGGCACGCTTGGCTCCCTTCTGCAAAAAGGTGATTCAGTTTTCCAGGATCGTCTCAACCACGCCTCGCTACTGGACGGCGGCCTCCATAGCGGGGCGCGTTTCCAGCGCTTCCGGCACAGCGATGTGCCACACCTCGAACACAAATTGGCCGGCGTGACCGAGGGCGAGAAGCTCGTGGTGGTCGATGGGGTGTTCAGCATGGATGGCGATGTGGCTCCGCTCACCGATCTCGCCGCTGCGTGCCGGCGTAACAATGCCTGGTTAATGGTAGATGACGCTCACGGTTTTGGTGTCATGGGCCCCGGTGGTGCCGGCAGTGTTGCCGCCGCCGGCCTGGATGTCGATGATGTGCCGGTGCTCATGGCCACACTGGGCAAAGCATTGGGCTGTGCCGGTGCTTTTGTCGCTGGCGAAGCGCCGCTGATTGAGAGCCTTGTCCAGAGTGCTCGCAATTACATCTATACCACGGCACTGCCGCCTGCTGTGGCCTCAGCTGCCCTGGCTGCAGTGCGTCTGCTGACCACAGAGGCCTGGCGCCGCGAACATCTGGAACAACTGATCCGGCGTTTCCGTGCGGGAGCAGAAGCTGTTGGCCTGCCACTCATGGCGTCTACGAGTGCTATCCAGCCCTTGTTAGTGGGTGACGCCGGCAAAGCACTCGAATTGAGCGCAAGGCTGCGCGTGGCCGGTCTTCTTGTGGGCGCGATTCGCCCACCTACCGTACCCGCTGGTACCTCTCGTTTACGCATCACATTGACGGCGGCTCACTCAGAGCAACAGGTGGATCGCCTGCTGGAAGTACTGGCTGAAGAGGCGGCTCAAGTACTGTGA
- the bioC gene encoding malonyl-ACP O-methyltransferase BioC, producing MKLVPEYLPANSEPGLDLVLLHGWGANREVWRPLLAYLRSWANVTLLDLPGLAPDCDGLQPELDALLDSILEATPQRAVYLGWSLGGQLALALAERAENRVEAVITLCSNPRFVADENWPGMAAPELAEFQAACAADPRRTLRRFDSLQVAGALVPRPLLRALQASRPAETSDALGTGLSWLATLDQRIVLSGLQIPHLHLLAANDQLHPPGLAEALRGIATGEVEVLPDCSHAALLEQPATINTRLQAFFRRCELLPGQGAPVALAKSDVADSFSRAAAQYDSVAQLQRDVGERLLQQIGDLPEAPATVLDLGSGTGYFCTALKAEFPDSEYIGLDLAEGMVRFAREAHPAAGQWLVADAEALPLAANSVDLVFSSLAIQWCLRPELLFAEIARVLRPGGRCVFTSLGPATLHELRSAWATVDEHQHVNAFLPLTRLESAAVQVPGISLTANVEPFRMEYQQVRELLNELKTLGAHNVNRDRPAGLTGRRALQGMLQAYEKWRQDGVLPASYEVFFGTLEKL from the coding sequence GTGAAGCTGGTCCCCGAATATCTTCCTGCCAACAGTGAGCCCGGTTTGGACTTGGTCCTGTTACACGGCTGGGGCGCTAACCGAGAGGTATGGCGACCATTGCTCGCATACCTGCGCAGCTGGGCTAACGTCACCTTGCTGGACCTGCCCGGCCTCGCACCGGATTGTGATGGATTGCAACCGGAGCTCGACGCACTGTTGGACTCGATTCTTGAGGCGACCCCGCAGCGAGCTGTCTACCTGGGCTGGTCCCTCGGCGGGCAACTTGCCCTTGCTCTGGCGGAGCGAGCAGAAAACAGAGTAGAGGCAGTGATAACACTGTGCAGTAACCCCCGCTTTGTTGCCGATGAAAATTGGCCGGGCATGGCCGCTCCAGAATTGGCGGAATTCCAAGCCGCCTGCGCGGCAGATCCTCGGCGTACGCTGCGCCGTTTCGACAGTTTGCAGGTGGCCGGCGCTTTGGTGCCTCGACCCTTGTTGCGCGCGCTGCAAGCCTCGCGTCCAGCCGAGACGTCAGACGCGCTTGGCACGGGCCTGAGCTGGCTGGCAACGCTGGATCAGCGGATTGTCTTGAGCGGCCTGCAGATACCCCATTTGCATCTGCTTGCGGCTAACGATCAACTCCATCCTCCGGGTCTGGCAGAGGCATTGCGAGGTATTGCGACCGGCGAGGTCGAAGTCTTGCCAGACTGCAGCCATGCTGCGCTGCTGGAGCAACCCGCGACGATTAACACTCGCCTGCAGGCCTTTTTCCGGCGCTGCGAATTACTGCCGGGGCAGGGAGCACCAGTTGCACTGGCTAAATCTGACGTGGCTGATTCCTTCAGTCGCGCGGCTGCGCAATATGACAGTGTGGCGCAATTACAGCGAGATGTTGGCGAACGCCTGCTGCAGCAGATCGGCGATTTGCCTGAGGCTCCCGCGACGGTGCTGGACCTGGGCAGCGGTACGGGCTATTTCTGTACTGCGCTCAAGGCGGAGTTTCCCGATAGCGAATATATTGGGCTCGACCTTGCCGAAGGCATGGTGCGTTTCGCACGCGAAGCTCACCCCGCGGCTGGCCAGTGGTTGGTCGCGGATGCTGAGGCCTTGCCGCTGGCCGCCAACTCGGTGGATTTGGTTTTCAGCAGCCTCGCCATTCAGTGGTGCCTGCGCCCAGAGCTGTTGTTTGCGGAAATCGCGCGCGTTTTGCGCCCGGGCGGCCGCTGCGTATTCACTTCGCTGGGACCGGCCACATTGCACGAGCTGCGCAGCGCGTGGGCAACCGTGGACGAGCATCAGCATGTAAATGCGTTCTTGCCCCTGACCCGGCTGGAAAGCGCTGCGGTGCAAGTACCGGGTATTTCCCTTACAGCGAACGTGGAGCCGTTCCGCATGGAATATCAGCAGGTACGAGAACTATTGAATGAGCTAAAAACCCTGGGTGCACATAATGTAAACCGCGACCGCCCCGCGGGCTTGACCGGACGACGCGCCTTGCAGGGGATGTTGCAGGCTTACGAAAAATGGCGCCAGGATGGTGTGCTACCCGCCAGTTACGAGGTGTTTTTTGGCACCCTGGAGAAATTGTGA
- the bioD gene encoding dethiobiotin synthase: protein MSKTYFVTGTDTEVGKTAVSCAILEAAAAAGLSTAAVKPVAAGCDEQGQNEDALQLMASMTAEMGYAQVNPVALAPAIAPHIAAAQAGRNLKASQLAGFCRGVMMSPADLVLIEGAGGWRVPISSRETLADLARELQAGVILVVGMRLGCINHAVLTAEAVIRDGLPLAGWVANQPGERMGCHEENLDTLRNLLPAPLLGEIPEISPWDPKKASSFIDISRLTGK from the coding sequence GTGAGTAAGACGTATTTTGTGACCGGTACCGACACCGAGGTCGGCAAAACGGCGGTAAGTTGCGCCATTCTCGAAGCGGCTGCGGCTGCAGGTTTAAGCACCGCCGCCGTCAAACCCGTGGCGGCAGGGTGTGATGAGCAAGGGCAGAACGAAGACGCGCTGCAGTTGATGGCGAGCATGACGGCCGAGATGGGCTACGCCCAGGTAAATCCGGTGGCGCTGGCTCCAGCGATAGCGCCGCATATTGCGGCTGCGCAAGCGGGCAGGAATCTCAAAGCTTCGCAGCTGGCTGGCTTCTGTCGCGGCGTTATGATGTCGCCGGCTGATCTCGTGCTGATCGAGGGAGCTGGTGGCTGGCGTGTGCCAATCTCGTCGCGAGAGACGCTGGCCGATCTGGCCCGAGAGCTGCAGGCAGGTGTCATCCTGGTGGTTGGCATGCGTCTGGGCTGCATCAATCACGCCGTACTTACCGCTGAGGCTGTCATCCGCGATGGCCTGCCGCTGGCGGGATGGGTGGCTAATCAGCCCGGTGAGCGCATGGGATGTCACGAGGAGAACCTGGACACATTACGGAACCTGTTACCCGCGCCGCTGCTCGGCGAGATTCCCGAAATTTCGCCATGGGACCCAAAGAAGGCATCTTCGTTTATTGATATTAGTCGTCTTACAGGTAAGTAA